Proteins found in one Streptomyces sp. NBC_00461 genomic segment:
- a CDS encoding acyl-CoA thioesterase — MRHIYRCPLRWSDMDAYGHVNNAVFIRYLEEARIDFLFRPEKDFKQGSVVARHEIDYKRQLVHRHHPVDVELWITEVRAASFTITYEVKDDDLVYVRACTVVVPFDFETQRPRRITSEEREFLEGYRDENEEEAVAA; from the coding sequence TTGCGCCACATCTACCGTTGCCCCCTGCGTTGGTCGGACATGGACGCGTACGGCCACGTCAACAACGCGGTCTTCATCCGCTACCTGGAAGAAGCCCGTATCGATTTCCTGTTCCGCCCGGAGAAGGACTTCAAGCAGGGGTCCGTGGTGGCGCGCCACGAGATCGACTACAAGCGGCAGCTGGTCCACCGGCACCACCCCGTGGACGTCGAGCTGTGGATCACCGAGGTCAGGGCGGCGTCCTTCACCATCACCTACGAGGTGAAGGACGACGACCTGGTCTATGTACGGGCGTGCACCGTGGTCGTGCCGTTCGACTTCGAGACACAGCGGCCACGCAGGATCACCTCCGAGGAGCGGGAGTTCCTGGAGGGATACCGGGACGAGAACGAGGAGGAGGCCGTCGCCGCATGA
- the ettA gene encoding energy-dependent translational throttle protein EttA — MAEYIYTMRKTRKAHGDKVILDDVTLSFLPGAKIGVVGPNGAGKSTVLKIMAGLEQPSNGDAFLSPGYSVGMLLQEPPLDESKTVLENVQDGAAEIMGKLKRFNEVAELMATDYSDALMEEMGKLQDDLDHANAWDLDTQLEQAMDALGCPPGDWPVTNLSGGERRRVALCKLLLEAPDLLLLDEPTNHLDAESVQWLEQHLAKYAGTVVAVTHDRYFLDNVAEWILELDRGRAHPYEGNYSTYLDKKASRLKVEGQKDAKRAKRLKEELDWVRSNAKGRQAKSKARLSRYEEMAAEADKMRKLDFEEIQIPPGPRLGSVVVEVNNLSKAFGDKVLIDDLSFTLPRNGIVGVIGPNGAGKTTLFKMIQGLETPDSGSIKVGETVKISYVDQSRENIDPKKSLWAVVSDELDYINVGQVEMPSRAYVSAFGFKGPDQQKPAGVLSGGERNRLNLALTLKQGGNLLLLDEPTNDLDVETLSSLENALLEFPGAAVVVSHDRWFLDRVATHILAYEGDSKWFWFEGNFESYEKNKVERLGPDAARPHRATYKKLTRG, encoded by the coding sequence TTGGCTGAGTACATCTACACCATGCGCAAGACGCGTAAGGCGCACGGCGACAAGGTGATCCTTGACGACGTGACGCTGAGCTTCCTGCCCGGCGCGAAGATCGGTGTGGTCGGTCCTAACGGTGCCGGTAAGTCCACCGTTCTCAAGATCATGGCCGGGCTGGAGCAGCCGTCCAACGGGGACGCCTTCCTGTCGCCCGGCTACTCCGTCGGCATGCTCCTCCAGGAGCCGCCGCTGGACGAGTCCAAGACGGTCCTGGAGAACGTGCAGGACGGCGCCGCCGAGATCATGGGCAAGCTCAAGCGCTTCAACGAGGTCGCCGAGCTGATGGCGACCGACTACTCGGACGCGCTCATGGAGGAGATGGGCAAGCTCCAGGACGACCTGGACCACGCCAACGCGTGGGACCTGGACACGCAGCTGGAGCAGGCCATGGACGCCCTGGGCTGCCCGCCCGGCGACTGGCCCGTCACCAACCTCTCCGGTGGTGAGCGCCGTCGCGTCGCGCTCTGCAAGCTGCTCCTGGAAGCCCCCGACCTGCTGCTGCTCGACGAGCCCACCAACCACCTGGACGCCGAGTCCGTGCAGTGGCTGGAGCAGCACCTGGCGAAGTACGCGGGCACCGTCGTCGCCGTCACCCACGACCGGTACTTCCTGGACAACGTCGCCGAGTGGATCCTCGAACTGGACCGCGGCCGCGCCCACCCGTACGAGGGCAACTACTCCACGTACCTCGACAAGAAGGCCTCCCGCCTCAAGGTCGAGGGGCAGAAGGACGCCAAGCGCGCCAAGAGGCTCAAGGAAGAGCTCGACTGGGTTCGCTCCAACGCCAAAGGCCGGCAGGCCAAGTCGAAGGCGCGTCTGTCCCGCTACGAGGAGATGGCCGCCGAGGCGGACAAGATGCGGAAGCTGGACTTCGAGGAGATCCAGATCCCGCCGGGCCCGCGGCTGGGCAGCGTGGTCGTCGAGGTCAACAACCTCAGCAAGGCCTTCGGGGACAAGGTCCTCATCGATGACCTGAGCTTCACGCTCCCGCGTAACGGCATCGTCGGTGTCATCGGCCCGAACGGCGCCGGCAAGACCACCCTCTTCAAGATGATCCAGGGGCTGGAGACGCCCGACTCCGGTTCGATCAAGGTCGGCGAGACCGTCAAGATCTCGTACGTCGACCAGAGCCGCGAGAACATCGACCCGAAGAAGTCGCTGTGGGCCGTCGTGAGTGACGAGCTCGACTACATCAACGTCGGCCAGGTCGAGATGCCGAGCCGCGCCTATGTCTCGGCCTTCGGATTCAAGGGTCCCGACCAGCAGAAGCCGGCCGGAGTCCTCTCCGGTGGTGAGCGCAACCGCCTCAACCTGGCGCTCACCCTCAAGCAGGGCGGCAACCTGCTGCTCCTCGACGAGCCGACGAACGACCTCGACGTCGAGACCCTGTCCTCGCTGGAGAACGCGCTGCTCGAGTTCCCGGGCGCGGCCGTGGTCGTCTCCCACGACCGGTGGTTCCTGGACCGAGTCGCCACGCACATCCTCGCCTACGAGGGTGACTCCAAGTGGTTCTGGTTCGAGGGCAACTTCGAGTCGTACGAGAAGAACAAGGTCGAGCGGCTGGGGCCGGACGCCGCGCGTCCGCACCGTGCCACGTACAAGAAGCTGACCCGGGGCTGA
- a CDS encoding ATP-binding protein produces MVIRINETSRTLSFDGVEIEPCGLGYLYEYEECKEINLPGLRRAIAKLEGKKIPPLNTKPTTLGENAVTPEREAALLEGTTGNVTFCLRGNIRPEFITIDVNNSGDLIASFFIPCEIDDPSYATESFSPHLAIRGARLIQCKYWDDPGPGIPSGWDIDILLPRTRSLLSSVRELAVTLARSAGMTPGAPMGPEFAAGLCHGGAPDSLVGLEESDWLEVKSQGYDLDNIKDKIELAQDVSRFANSETGGILAIGYRTKKNRNGEVISKCTPIPERFAQAVRYRAVIDSRIFPPIDGLKIRASPHDGGWVLTVFVPSQAEENKPFLVHGAIVGGKVEGAFISIVRRRGEASIPITGPAIHSMLAAGRSILHRKDIGQ; encoded by the coding sequence ATGGTGATCAGAATAAACGAAACAAGTCGAACACTTAGTTTCGATGGTGTCGAGATCGAACCTTGCGGCCTCGGATATTTGTACGAGTACGAAGAATGCAAGGAAATCAATCTGCCCGGACTCCGGCGCGCAATTGCCAAGCTGGAAGGGAAAAAGATACCGCCACTCAATACCAAGCCGACAACCTTAGGGGAAAACGCCGTCACGCCCGAAAGGGAGGCTGCACTACTAGAAGGCACGACCGGGAATGTGACATTCTGCCTACGCGGCAACATCAGGCCAGAGTTCATTACAATAGATGTAAACAACTCGGGAGACCTTATCGCCTCTTTCTTCATTCCTTGCGAGATAGATGATCCATCTTACGCAACCGAATCCTTTTCTCCTCACCTTGCAATTCGAGGCGCCCGCCTCATCCAGTGTAAATACTGGGATGACCCTGGCCCAGGAATCCCGTCGGGATGGGACATTGACATCCTTCTCCCTCGCACTAGGAGTCTACTTTCGAGTGTTCGCGAGTTGGCCGTAACACTCGCTAGGTCAGCAGGGATGACACCTGGCGCCCCGATGGGACCCGAGTTCGCAGCGGGCCTTTGCCATGGCGGTGCGCCCGACTCACTTGTGGGACTTGAGGAGTCAGACTGGCTAGAAGTGAAGTCTCAGGGCTATGACCTGGACAACATCAAAGACAAGATTGAGCTTGCCCAAGATGTTTCACGTTTCGCCAATAGCGAGACAGGAGGAATTCTCGCCATTGGCTACAGGACTAAGAAGAACCGGAATGGTGAGGTGATCTCCAAATGCACGCCCATCCCCGAGAGGTTTGCACAAGCTGTTCGCTACCGGGCAGTCATCGACAGTCGCATATTCCCGCCAATTGATGGGCTTAAAATCCGAGCTTCTCCGCATGATGGAGGGTGGGTACTGACCGTGTTTGTCCCATCACAGGCAGAGGAGAATAAGCCATTCTTGGTCCACGGCGCGATTGTCGGCGGAAAGGTGGAAGGAGCTTTCATTTCGATCGTTAGGCGGCGAGGGGAAGCTTCAATTCCAATTACAGGGCCAGCAATTCACAGCATGCTGGCCGCCGGACGGTCAATATTGCACCGTAAGGACATTGGCCAGTAG
- the ku gene encoding non-homologous end joining protein Ku, producing MPRTIWSGAISFGLVTVPINVQSATEDHSIRFHQYHLEDMGRVRVKKVCELEDREVTQSEIGKGYEYAKDQVVAISDTDLRELPLPTAKAIEIEAFVPLDSIDPIRISEGYYLAPDGQVAAKPYKLLVQALGRSSKVAVAKYAWSGRERLGLLRVKDDVIVLHAMRWPDEIRDPAELLPPPTEVSDGEIEGALALMESMSRDDLTGPEFEDAYTDAMAKIIEAKREHRELPDAPEPQETGKVLDLMAALNESVQQARASRGEDADVHELPKKKTAAKKQPAKKAAAKTTKKAAAKKTARRPRSA from the coding sequence ATGCCCCGAACGATCTGGAGTGGTGCGATCAGCTTCGGTCTCGTGACGGTGCCGATCAACGTCCAGAGTGCCACCGAGGATCATTCGATCCGCTTCCACCAGTACCACCTGGAAGACATGGGCCGGGTGCGGGTGAAGAAGGTGTGCGAGCTGGAGGACCGTGAGGTCACTCAGTCGGAGATCGGCAAGGGCTACGAGTACGCCAAGGACCAGGTCGTCGCCATCAGCGATACCGATCTGCGGGAGCTCCCGCTGCCGACGGCGAAGGCCATCGAGATCGAAGCTTTCGTGCCCCTCGACAGCATCGACCCGATCCGGATCAGTGAGGGCTACTACCTGGCGCCGGACGGGCAGGTCGCAGCGAAGCCGTACAAGCTGCTGGTACAGGCGCTGGGCCGGTCATCCAAGGTGGCTGTGGCGAAGTACGCGTGGTCGGGGCGGGAACGCCTGGGCCTGCTGCGGGTGAAGGATGACGTGATCGTGCTGCACGCGATGCGCTGGCCGGACGAGATCCGCGATCCCGCCGAGCTGCTGCCGCCGCCAACTGAGGTGTCGGACGGGGAGATCGAGGGCGCGCTTGCACTGATGGAGTCCATGAGCCGCGACGATCTGACGGGGCCGGAGTTCGAGGATGCCTACACCGACGCCATGGCGAAGATCATTGAAGCGAAGCGGGAACACCGCGAGCTGCCGGACGCTCCGGAGCCTCAGGAGACGGGCAAGGTACTTGACCTCATGGCCGCCCTGAACGAGTCCGTCCAGCAGGCCAGGGCTTCCCGCGGCGAGGACGCCGACGTGCACGAGCTGCCGAAGAAGAAGACCGCTGCCAAGAAGCAGCCGGCGAAGAAGGCAGCGGCGAAGACCACGAAGAAGGCTGCCGCGAAGAAGACGGCAAGGCGACCACGCAGTGCCTAG
- a CDS encoding DUF6233 domain-containing protein has product MNDLAPSRLALLRFLERVQERDLARTRRWIADEERHEAERQRGVQARPPAPEWLLEVGLNRHAPPVFVHVGDCWMAGKRSRAINRDQARRALADGVKACRQCQPDTALGMLD; this is encoded by the coding sequence GTGAACGATCTAGCTCCGTCGAGACTCGCGCTGCTCCGTTTCCTGGAGCGCGTGCAGGAGCGGGACCTTGCCCGCACCCGCCGGTGGATCGCCGACGAAGAGCGGCACGAAGCCGAGCGACAGCGCGGCGTCCAAGCGCGCCCGCCGGCGCCGGAGTGGCTGCTCGAAGTGGGGCTCAACCGGCATGCCCCGCCCGTGTTCGTGCACGTGGGGGACTGCTGGATGGCGGGCAAGCGCAGCCGGGCCATCAACCGGGACCAGGCCCGCAGAGCGCTCGCCGACGGAGTCAAGGCCTGTCGGCAGTGCCAGCCAGACACGGCCCTGGGGATGTTGGACTAG
- a CDS encoding AAA family ATPase — MTVIDDTLASVLEERLGSLLAARRAGTITLGGEAEIAAISQTMTRPMSPRPPFCVLMAGLPGSGKTTLSRALTDRGFVRLCPDEEMYRRHGVYGVDFPRGTFPTLERPVLEDMAVELREQLKAGHDVVVDHGFWTPEDRARWRAVATDAGATPVLVYLAASHDDLWARISKRNEAHAHDPNSIYFSESDLQRYRTRFVAPGRDEPCVTYYGDPAIVIVALEAARCC, encoded by the coding sequence ATGACGGTGATCGATGACACGCTCGCGAGCGTGCTCGAAGAACGCCTAGGGTCACTGCTTGCGGCGCGCAGGGCTGGCACGATCACGCTCGGAGGCGAAGCGGAGATCGCCGCCATCTCCCAGACCATGACGAGACCGATGTCACCACGTCCACCCTTCTGCGTCCTGATGGCCGGACTACCCGGCTCCGGCAAGACCACCCTTTCCCGCGCCCTCACGGATCGCGGGTTCGTTCGTCTGTGCCCGGATGAAGAGATGTACCGCAGGCATGGCGTCTACGGAGTCGACTTCCCGCGAGGCACGTTCCCGACCCTTGAACGGCCGGTGCTCGAAGACATGGCGGTTGAACTCAGGGAACAGCTCAAGGCCGGACATGACGTCGTCGTCGACCACGGCTTTTGGACCCCGGAAGATCGGGCTAGATGGCGAGCCGTCGCGACCGACGCCGGCGCCACCCCTGTACTGGTCTATCTCGCCGCCAGTCACGATGACCTTTGGGCGAGGATCAGCAAGCGCAACGAAGCCCACGCACACGATCCCAACTCGATCTACTTCTCAGAGAGCGACCTCCAGCGATACCGCACCCGCTTCGTGGCTCCAGGGAGGGATGAACCGTGCGTTACGTACTACGGCGATCCTGCGATCGTGATCGTGGCACTGGAGGCCGCCCGATGCTGCTGA
- a CDS encoding GntR family transcriptional regulator gives MAGQADNRAPYAKIAAHYAELITSGQLEPGTLLPSIKNLSEEWRVSTATAEKALRKLRNEGLVRGIHGIGTEVLDQPAPMSSGSQRQDRGRRTGSSWGDGERSDSHQAAIVSAPAEVAQALDIQPGSDVIRRSRVYRDRHGIVAHSTSWIPARYAKLIPQLAESERLTGGTSLQLIAQVTGHPISHRIDTASARLLTPEYAQLLELDPAHLPTEPVVVMTAKFVDSEGNIVEYGVDLGGPGRTWRTESEVTP, from the coding sequence ATGGCAGGCCAGGCCGACAATCGGGCCCCGTACGCGAAGATTGCCGCCCACTACGCAGAGCTGATTACGTCTGGCCAGCTAGAGCCAGGAACCCTCTTGCCGAGCATCAAGAACCTCTCGGAAGAGTGGAGAGTGAGCACCGCGACCGCTGAGAAGGCCTTGCGGAAGCTGCGCAACGAGGGACTCGTGCGGGGGATCCACGGGATCGGGACGGAGGTTCTGGACCAGCCGGCTCCGATGTCTTCCGGTTCTCAGCGCCAGGACCGGGGGCGCCGTACCGGATCCAGTTGGGGGGACGGCGAAAGGTCCGACTCGCATCAAGCAGCCATCGTGTCCGCACCTGCTGAAGTAGCCCAAGCGCTGGACATTCAGCCCGGCTCCGACGTGATCCGCCGAAGCCGGGTCTACCGAGACCGGCACGGCATCGTGGCCCACAGCACGTCATGGATTCCCGCCCGCTACGCGAAGCTGATTCCGCAGCTTGCAGAGAGCGAGCGGCTGACCGGGGGAACCTCGCTCCAGCTCATCGCCCAGGTGACCGGCCACCCGATCAGTCACCGCATCGACACAGCCTCAGCGCGCCTGCTGACGCCGGAGTACGCACAGCTCTTGGAGCTGGACCCCGCACACCTGCCGACGGAACCGGTGGTCGTGATGACGGCAAAGTTCGTGGACAGCGAGGGAAACATCGTGGAATACGGCGTGGACCTCGGAGGCCCGGGCCGCACATGGCGCACGGAGTCGGAGGTCACCCCATGA
- a CDS encoding DUF6284 family protein, producing MSHIVTVQEAVTAFADFMEPTAAELDAIEREMPLILADVDLIDAQIITLDRTPNELDARRIRRARRRVLAERRALANRTSGATGGAA from the coding sequence ATGAGCCACATCGTCACTGTTCAGGAAGCTGTTACCGCGTTCGCCGACTTCATGGAGCCGACGGCCGCTGAGCTGGACGCGATCGAGCGGGAGATGCCGCTGATCCTGGCGGACGTCGACCTGATCGACGCGCAGATCATCACCCTGGACCGCACCCCGAACGAGCTGGACGCCCGCCGTATCCGCCGCGCCCGCCGTCGGGTGCTGGCCGAGCGGCGCGCGCTGGCCAACCGCACCTCTGGTGCGACGGGCGGTGCGGCATGA
- a CDS encoding Pycsar system effector family protein, whose translation MTTDPKLAAAHAEVKAEIARTDNKTALLLAFVGAVLAGAWSIARDLPLNPAAGCAGGVGMALLVAAAGLLLRSVRPNLRGRHGFPLWATLTADEITATVNGGDLAADVAGLSRLAVTKFTCLRRAVDLTLTGGALLVLALLLTAGGA comes from the coding sequence ATGACCACCGATCCGAAGCTGGCCGCCGCGCACGCGGAGGTGAAGGCGGAGATCGCGCGGACCGACAACAAGACCGCGCTGCTGCTGGCGTTCGTCGGCGCGGTCCTGGCCGGCGCCTGGAGCATCGCCCGCGACCTGCCCCTGAACCCGGCCGCCGGGTGCGCGGGCGGTGTCGGGATGGCGCTGCTGGTCGCGGCGGCCGGATTGCTGCTGCGCTCGGTACGCCCCAACCTGCGCGGCCGGCACGGCTTCCCGCTGTGGGCCACCCTCACCGCCGACGAGATCACCGCCACCGTCAACGGCGGCGACCTGGCCGCCGACGTCGCGGGCCTGTCCCGCCTCGCGGTCACCAAGTTCACCTGCCTGCGCCGCGCGGTCGACCTCACCCTGACCGGCGGCGCCCTGCTCGTCCTCGCCCTCCTGCTCACCGCCGGAGGCGCCTGA
- a CDS encoding conjugal transfer protein translates to MNRTELTKAQKGVLTTAFVPMLATGVIGGIGTYSNIGRAYGKGTALGALAAGEGATAVLALVLLGLTMLGQSSPSVVRMGLWALPAAASAMGAMAAPDPGRTVIYALTPMGMSVSAEGMAFLARRIVVHTDGRDAEHERRTADIVQALAYHRARATHHPSDRVKWWSERKSWRLARKVGVGDVALGSRLLDVQRDRVTAGADAALGSMFGTLDPTPASIANAEESTETVRKRSTAELGESTPPPAVTLTRLTVPDPVAVDAGKSILPLKSMPAIYAPLPAPVVAPVGRTVAAGSTAPRRATGRIPEAARSPRPKRTPEQLLDEARSATAALADAKVTAEGIRRAIHTSPANARKLRDALLAERATALGTP, encoded by the coding sequence ATGAACCGCACCGAACTGACGAAGGCTCAAAAGGGTGTGCTGACGACCGCGTTCGTGCCGATGCTGGCCACGGGCGTGATCGGCGGGATCGGCACCTACAGCAACATCGGCCGCGCCTACGGCAAGGGCACCGCACTCGGGGCGCTCGCCGCAGGCGAGGGCGCCACCGCCGTGCTCGCCCTGGTCCTGCTCGGGCTGACCATGCTGGGCCAGTCCTCCCCGTCCGTGGTGCGCATGGGCCTGTGGGCGCTACCGGCCGCCGCGTCCGCCATGGGCGCGATGGCCGCACCCGACCCCGGCCGCACCGTCATCTACGCCCTGACCCCGATGGGCATGTCCGTGTCGGCGGAGGGCATGGCCTTCCTCGCCCGCCGGATCGTCGTGCACACCGACGGCCGCGACGCGGAGCACGAGCGACGCACTGCCGACATCGTGCAGGCCCTCGCCTACCACCGCGCCCGCGCCACCCACCACCCCAGCGATCGGGTCAAGTGGTGGTCGGAGCGCAAGTCGTGGCGTCTGGCCCGCAAGGTCGGCGTCGGCGACGTGGCGCTGGGATCGAGGCTGCTGGACGTCCAGCGCGACCGCGTCACCGCCGGAGCCGATGCCGCACTCGGGTCGATGTTCGGCACTCTCGACCCGACTCCCGCCTCGATCGCAAATGCGGAGGAATCCACCGAGACCGTAAGGAAACGGTCTACGGCTGAGCTGGGGGAATCGACCCCGCCCCCGGCCGTGACGTTGACCCGGCTGACCGTGCCGGATCCGGTCGCGGTCGATGCGGGCAAGTCGATTCTTCCGCTCAAGTCGATGCCCGCGATTTACGCCCCGCTTCCGGCACCGGTGGTGGCGCCGGTGGGGCGGACCGTGGCGGCGGGATCGACCGCGCCGCGTCGGGCGACCGGCCGGATTCCCGAGGCGGCCCGATCGCCCCGGCCCAAGCGCACCCCCGAGCAGCTGCTCGACGAAGCACGGTCGGCGACGGCCGCTCTTGCGGACGCGAAGGTGACCGCTGAGGGCATCCGTCGCGCGATCCACACTTCACCGGCCAACGCCCGCAAGCTGCGTGACGCCCTGCTCGCCGAGCGCGCCACCGCCCTCGGGACGCCGTGA
- a CDS encoding RRQRL motif-containing zinc-binding protein, with amino-acid sequence MGALPVFRWRLAPDGYATRRQLRARDLRPGGQQVAAQLERPRRRRGPLVAYLYRIDLAKPVRPMTPARWAALAKANTARRICPECRRDAGYTIPTSLGMCVTCAFPDNSDALRSA; translated from the coding sequence ATGGGGGCGCTGCCGGTGTTCCGGTGGCGCCTGGCACCGGACGGCTACGCCACCCGCCGCCAACTTCGGGCGCGTGATCTGCGCCCCGGTGGTCAACAGGTGGCCGCGCAGCTGGAACGGCCGCGCCGGCGTCGTGGGCCGCTGGTCGCCTACCTCTACCGGATCGACCTGGCCAAGCCGGTGCGGCCGATGACGCCGGCGCGGTGGGCGGCTTTGGCCAAGGCCAACACCGCCCGCCGTATCTGCCCCGAGTGCCGCCGCGATGCCGGATACACCATCCCCACCTCGCTCGGCATGTGCGTGACCTGCGCCTTTCCCGACAACTCCGACGCCTTGAGGAGTGCTTGA
- a CDS encoding pRL2-8, whose translation MASTNTPAGQCPQCWQHAHDRSIHRRLGPREDCPQCVDHMHNGHPYLVPKPKRSWW comes from the coding sequence ATGGCCAGCACGAACACGCCTGCCGGCCAGTGCCCGCAGTGCTGGCAGCACGCCCACGACCGCAGCATCCACCGGCGCCTTGGCCCGCGTGAGGACTGCCCGCAGTGCGTGGACCACATGCACAACGGCCACCCCTACCTCGTGCCCAAGCCGAAGCGGAGTTGGTGGTGA
- a CDS encoding FtsK/SpoIIIE domain-containing protein — MSENVVHLHKDTDPPTDTATVTTLTVVPDPVPDPVPVPVPIVPLWVRSGRAIKTAVTHERTRTTARAVARHGLYTINGGRIVARRTWDGKTGARYERMLRAAEAAGNYEVAEEWEERLQRFREARHRRRMDLLHSPVDVAKGVGVGAGMSVGVLVALGVVMAINNHHAGDVITPLAATIEFVGLLIRIVQVVWGPALTIGPLLALLALWAVGSKQQAAPAWALPANVRSSEGEPITPSIVVKALRDLGVPALRNAIKEMGDAGAAMLGPIRIAGCGVEVDVTLPSGVSTNEVQGKRRKLAENLTRHEHEVFITIPQAARTVRLWIADSGALDEPIGPSPLVIDETMTANYKTGKAPWGQDLRGDAAALSLYQRHLLVTGLSNQGKTAALRALALWLALDRNVQFWIADLKGIGDWAVFEGIAKMLIEGPSDDHCIQATEMVEDAVGEMNRRIEAQRRDPSIVFPPLIVLVDEAQKAFMCPAKGEDKRPYGGSKATSRYFMAVREIHNQGRAVDVLMWQGTQDPTDQNLPKLVREGAHTRASLVVGTESQAEMALGAKAVNAGAAPHLLRQGLDKGTLVVASDGITIPAGQSSITVRTHFIDDEPAAEIAARAKALRDGVTTLRAVEQGEERDALADVASVLGDAPRLRTNEVLKRLHALDPSAYGDQWTNDRLKSLLEEYGEEPKKSHGVMVIHRDHILRALANRDADGSASAAE; from the coding sequence ATGTCCGAGAACGTCGTTCATCTGCACAAGGACACCGACCCGCCCACCGATACGGCGACCGTGACCACGCTGACCGTCGTACCCGACCCCGTGCCCGACCCGGTGCCCGTGCCGGTGCCGATCGTGCCGCTGTGGGTGCGCTCCGGCCGCGCCATCAAGACGGCCGTCACCCACGAGCGCACCCGCACCACCGCCCGCGCGGTGGCCCGCCACGGCCTCTACACCATCAACGGGGGCCGAATCGTGGCCCGCCGGACCTGGGACGGCAAGACCGGAGCCCGCTACGAACGCATGCTGCGCGCGGCTGAGGCTGCCGGGAACTACGAGGTCGCCGAGGAGTGGGAGGAGCGGTTGCAGCGCTTCCGCGAGGCGAGGCACCGCCGCCGTATGGACCTGCTCCACTCGCCCGTGGACGTGGCCAAGGGCGTCGGAGTCGGGGCCGGTATGAGCGTCGGGGTGCTGGTCGCGCTCGGGGTCGTGATGGCCATCAACAACCACCACGCCGGCGACGTCATCACCCCCCTTGCGGCCACGATCGAGTTCGTCGGCCTGCTGATCCGGATCGTGCAGGTCGTGTGGGGTCCGGCCCTCACGATCGGCCCGTTGCTGGCGCTGCTCGCGCTGTGGGCGGTGGGCAGCAAGCAGCAGGCCGCACCCGCGTGGGCGCTGCCCGCCAACGTCCGATCGAGCGAGGGTGAGCCGATCACCCCGTCCATCGTCGTCAAGGCTCTGCGCGACCTCGGGGTGCCCGCGCTGCGCAACGCCATCAAGGAGATGGGCGACGCCGGCGCGGCCATGCTCGGACCGATCCGGATCGCCGGATGCGGCGTCGAGGTCGACGTCACCCTCCCGTCGGGTGTGTCGACGAACGAGGTGCAGGGCAAGCGGCGCAAGCTTGCCGAGAACCTCACCCGGCACGAGCACGAGGTGTTCATCACCATCCCCCAGGCCGCCCGCACGGTGAGGCTGTGGATCGCCGACTCGGGAGCGCTGGACGAGCCGATCGGGCCGTCTCCGCTGGTCATCGACGAGACCATGACCGCGAACTACAAGACGGGTAAGGCCCCGTGGGGGCAGGATCTGCGCGGGGACGCGGCAGCGCTGAGTCTGTATCAGCGGCACCTGCTGGTCACGGGCCTGTCCAACCAGGGCAAGACCGCCGCCCTGCGCGCGCTCGCCCTGTGGCTGGCCCTGGACCGCAACGTGCAGTTCTGGATCGCCGACCTGAAGGGCATCGGCGACTGGGCCGTGTTCGAGGGCATCGCGAAGATGCTGATCGAGGGCCCCTCCGACGACCACTGCATCCAGGCGACTGAGATGGTCGAGGACGCGGTGGGGGAGATGAACCGCCGGATCGAGGCGCAACGCCGGGACCCGAGCATCGTCTTCCCGCCGCTGATCGTGCTGGTCGACGAGGCACAGAAGGCGTTCATGTGCCCGGCCAAGGGCGAGGACAAGCGGCCCTACGGAGGCTCCAAGGCCACGTCCCGGTACTTCATGGCCGTCCGTGAGATCCACAACCAGGGCCGTGCGGTCGACGTGCTGATGTGGCAGGGCACGCAGGACCCCACCGACCAGAACCTTCCCAAGCTGGTCCGCGAGGGCGCGCACACCCGCGCCTCCCTCGTGGTGGGCACCGAGTCCCAGGCGGAGATGGCGCTCGGTGCCAAGGCCGTCAACGCCGGTGCGGCTCCGCACCTGCTGCGTCAGGGTCTGGACAAGGGAACCCTCGTGGTCGCCTCCGACGGCATCACCATCCCGGCCGGCCAGTCGTCCATCACGGTGCGCACGCACTTCATCGACGACGAGCCGGCCGCCGAGATCGCCGCACGGGCCAAGGCCCTTCGCGATGGCGTCACCACCCTGCGCGCGGTCGAGCAGGGCGAAGAGCGGGACGCGCTCGCCGACGTTGCTTCCGTCCTCGGCGACGCGCCCCGGCTGCGGACCAACGAAGTCCTCAAGCGGCTGCACGCGCTGGACCCGAGCGCCTACGGCGACCAGTGGACCAACGACCGGCTCAAGAGCCTGTTGGAGGAGTACGGCGAGGAGCCGAAGAAGTCGCACGGGGTCATGGTCATCCACCGTGATCACATCCTCCGGGCGCTTGCCAACCGCGACGCCGATGGTTCCGCTTCCGCCGCCGAGTAG